The Canis aureus isolate CA01 chromosome X, VMU_Caureus_v.1.0, whole genome shotgun sequence region TGGTTCTAGCCTTGTCTCTGGACCCCAGCTGGGGGTCTGGACGATTCCTGCCTGGGGCTGTGGGTGTTCAAGTGCACTCCTGCTACAACGGCCCGCCTCTGCATTCCCCATGCCATGAGCAAAGATTATCTGTGGGCCTAGCACACctccaaaaaatgaaatgaatgaatgaggagagaTGCAGGAATTGGCGAAGAAAAGCGGAGAAGGGAAAAAGCACGCCAGGCTGAGGTTCGGGCACAAGCAGACCCTGCCAGAGGCACGGAGGAAACAGTGTGAAGTAAGTTTGTCAATGGCTGCAAGAAGAGGCCCTCCTTGAAACCAGAtctgcccaccccctcctttGCAGGGTGAACTCAGGAGCCCCAACTGGCTGAGAGCACCTGGCAAGTCAAGACTGGGTCAAACCATTTTATTACCTCACCCACCCTTGAAACCAGAAGCGAAGCCCAGGGCTGTACCACCAACAccacaaggagagcagaggggagcaCCGGCAGGTCCGCTGCGCAGCAGGAGGGGGTGGGCAAGACCAGTGTAAGCTCTCCCAGCGATGCTAGTGTGCGATGCTAGTGTGCGGTTGGCTGAGCACACCAGATCCAGGTTGGACAGTACCAAGTGAGCATCGAACCATCCCATACGTGCTCAGTGCCTCCGCCTCCCAGCTGCCATCTCGAGAGCAAGCTGTGCTGCCCCTGGGATCCCTAGGGCCTGTGAAAGCCGTTCGTCACTCGGCACCAGCCATGGTCCAGGGGAACCCGGGGTTCGGTCATCAGGGTCTTCTGTATGGCGCGCAGGATGGGGAACCTCGGGGCAGTCAGCACCCTGCTCTGGGCTAGGCTCTGTGCTGCCCCGGGTTTGGGCCATTGTACCGGATGGAGGGTGCTGAAGCCAGGAAGCACTGACGCTGGGAGACCTCATCACCTCTGGTCCACCAGGATCTGGGCTGCGATCTGGGGATGGCAGAACTGCGGGTTAGATTGGCTGATAGGGTGGGGAATGGAAAGCCAAGCTCCCTGGCTGAGGGTGGCCAGGAGGCTccaggggctgcaggaggcagAGACCCCACTCTTTAGAGAAAGCTCCCTTTGAGGACTGGACAAACCAGTCAGGAACCGTTGCCACCCTTCAAGACGACCCCACACACCTCTTTTCTGGAGACACCTCCCCACCTGGATCCAGAACATGCCCCCCCCAGAAGTAATTTCCCATAATccccaaataaaaatcaaacccTGACCTTTATTTACCTCGAGATGCCAAACCCCTCCCATTGAGGACCCCAGACTCTCCCCTTCCTTAACCCACCTCCCTCAACTCCCAGCCCTTTGCCTATGGACCCCTCAGCTTTGGAACTAGACTCCCTACCCTCTGGATCCCCATCCCATCCTCTCCCTGCTGAGACCCACTCTTCCTTCTCATTCGAGAACCACAACTCTTCCTTCTAAACACCCACCTTTACCTCAGACCCCTTCCCAGCTCTCCTCTCCCAGGACCTCAAAAGCCTcccctctaaatctacttttaTTCCATCCTgggcccctgcccttccccaccctgctTTTGAGAATACCGTGACCCCTCACAGCCACTGAACTCTGACCTCCCCACTGAGACCACCAACCCTTCCCATCCTGGAACCCAACCTCTCCAAACTGCAACCCTCTTCTTCCCCTCATAGATCTGTCACGCCTCTCCATCGGGAAACCCACCATCTCCTTTCTGGGGCCCTCCCACCTCTTCAGGCTTGCCAGGATGGGTTTCCAGGGGCCTGCTTAGTACAAGGTGGAGACGGGGGCCTCCTGTGCGAATGCGCTCCACCACCTgggcatgggtgaggccctgaaTTGACTGTCCGTTGATGTGGAGCACAAGGTCCCCAGCCTGGAAGAGTGCAAAGTGAGAAGTGTTATAGAAAGAACAGATGGAGAGCACCCCGACACAGGATGAGGATTGGGCTAGCACTATTGAATGGAGGGCATCTTACAACTCACTTGCAAGCGACCACAGCGCTGTGCTGGCCCGTCTTTCAGCAGCCTGCGCACTACTAGCGGAGCATCTCCTGCTGAATTTCGGCCTCCACTTAATGTAAGGCCAAAGCCTGTGGAACCACAAACCAATTCCACACAGAACTGTCCAGAGGCTTGGAGCGGCTTGGAAGCAGAACGTGCCTTACCCTGAGTCACTTGGGGTGGCGCATTACCTGTACCCAAGGTCTCTGACCGATGATGCTGTAGTAAAAACACAAGTGTACATACGTTGCCAGTCTCAAAGCAGGTGGCATCTAATAAGAGGACGAGGTGGTACCTGGGGCCGGTGTTCCGCGAACGTGGGATTAGGCAGGCGATTGTCTGTAA contains the following coding sequences:
- the MAGIX gene encoding PDZ domain-containing protein MAGIX; protein product: MQLGPAGPVPGAPTRAVTYLAASEEARLWEAARALGLARPQAPPLLSQEPELGSSFHPGRAQPWRPSGDPGWAPGPGPAPAPAPWGCAPDAGAGSQESRGDVPEGSARGRWGHRGTQGHGPPLPAGPRARQLLARLDARPLAARAAADVAALVRRTGATLRLRPKAVVSVLDSADIEVTDNRLPNPTFAEHRPQHHRSETLGTGFGLTLSGGRNSAGDAPLVVRRLLKDGPAQRCGRLQAGDLVLHINGQSIQGLTHAQVVERIRTGGPRLHLVLSRPLETHPGKPEEVGGPQKGDDRSPDPGGPEVMRSPSVSASWLQHPPSGTMAQTRGSTEPSPEQGADCPEVPHPARHTEDPDDRTPGSPGPWLVPSDERLSQALGIPGAAQLALEMAAGRRRH